The following coding sequences are from one Virgibacillus necropolis window:
- a CDS encoding stage V sporulation protein AA, which produces MEIVYLRMKKSIAVEKLQYVKLKHIAYTSAQTEIKKQLEETLIYRITQKDNNIVIIDSFIIIDHLTKLWPNLEFQVMGPEQSIIRVEKHKKKTSVLVVSFVWLLLFIGTAMTIMNFHYDVSMQAVQQKLHYLLTGERNEYPLWIQIPYSVGLGLGMLLYFNHWFKKRFNEEPSPLEIEIYNYQQDLDRYVSYHENKLNDNHAPD; this is translated from the coding sequence ATGGAAATTGTCTACTTACGAATGAAAAAGAGTATAGCCGTTGAAAAGTTACAGTACGTGAAATTAAAACATATTGCCTACACCTCTGCACAGACTGAAATTAAAAAACAATTAGAAGAAACGCTCATTTATCGAATTACACAAAAAGACAACAACATTGTTATAATCGATAGCTTCATAATCATTGATCATTTAACAAAGTTATGGCCAAATTTAGAGTTTCAAGTAATGGGACCAGAACAGTCGATTATTCGAGTAGAGAAACATAAAAAGAAAACATCTGTATTAGTTGTTTCATTCGTTTGGTTGTTGTTATTTATCGGGACAGCAATGACCATTATGAACTTTCATTATGACGTTAGCATGCAGGCAGTCCAACAAAAGTTACACTACTTATTGACTGGAGAACGTAATGAATATCCTTTATGGATCCAGATTCCTTATTCTGTAGGATTAGGGTTAGGGATGTTACTCTACTTCAATCACTGGTTTAAAAAACGATTTAATGAAGAACCAAGCCCACTAGAAATAGAAATTTATAATTACCAACAAGACCTTGATCGATATGTAAGCTATCATGAAAACAAATTAAACGATAATCATGCTCCTGATTAA
- a CDS encoding stage V sporulation protein AB, with protein MLLIKFAEVFIGLASGLAVGSGFIAFLMVLGIIPRLIQLSRSMKLIYLYVPCVIAGSLFGVYLSFTATTWDQPLIVLTLWGVFHGIFVGMLAAALTEVLNVIPILSKRIGVDKQLLWLLMAIVFGKITGSIFQWTFFVK; from the coding sequence ATGCTCCTGATTAAGTTTGCTGAGGTATTTATTGGGCTTGCTAGTGGTCTTGCAGTTGGATCGGGATTTATAGCGTTTTTGATGGTATTGGGCATTATACCAAGGTTAATTCAACTTAGTCGTTCAATGAAATTAATATATCTTTATGTTCCATGTGTTATTGCTGGCTCGTTATTTGGAGTTTATTTGTCCTTTACAGCAACTACATGGGACCAACCGCTGATTGTATTAACGTTATGGGGAGTATTTCATGGGATATTTGTTGGAATGCTTGCTGCGGCATTGACAGAGGTGTTAAACGTAATTCCGATTTTGTCAAAACGTATCGGCGTTGATAAACAATTGCTTTGGTTATTAATGGCAATTGTATTTGGGAAAATTACTGGTTCAATTTTTCAATGGACCTTCTTTGTAAAATAA